CGTTTATTTAGGCAATAGTCAACAGGAACTGGAATTTTCTATGGTCCCCTGCTACAATTGATCGATGATAACTCCCGTACAATAATTGTGACAATGACTCTTTGCTGCGCAGTGAGTACAGTTTGCAGAGCCCCACTTCCAAGTGGCACTTACACCATGCAATAACCTGGGGACAGTGTTTTAAATATAGAttttcccagtctgcatccagtccgtctgcagcaatagcatggatctcccaatggccacacaTTTCAAATTTCCATCCCAATAGCagagatctcccaatggccacacaTTTCAAATTTCCATCCCAAtagcagagatctcccagtggccacccatttcaaatttccatcccaatagcatggatctcccagtggccacacatttcaaatttccatcccaatagcatggatctcccagtggccaaccatttcaaatctccattccattcccttgctgacatgtctctccctgatctcatgcactggcaagaccacctgcaaattggaggagccacacctcatcttccgactggacaAGTGGATGGAATTAACGTGCATGCTTTTGTATTTACACAACTGCTGCGTTCCGGGAAATCATCCCCAAATTCCCGGAACGCAGTCTGCTTAAAACATCGGAACGGAAATGAGTGATTCATTTTTACCTGCGGCACCCCTAGATGCTACTGTGGACCACCCGCGGTCTAAAGCGAAGCACAGGCGGTCCGCCACCAAGGGCTAATGAATTACGGGGCGGCGTCCAGCCTATGTAAGTACCGCACGTCAGGTACTTGGTCTAAACACGCAGCGATATCCATCCACAGGTCATTCTGTGCAAACAGCCACTCTGAAAGGCAAGTGTGAAAACTGACGATGGAAAAATAGTTattcatgtaaccatatatcaattacagtaccgaaacaggccatctcagcccctctagtccgcaccgactTAAGTGATCTCTtctaatcccacctgcctgctccctgtccatcaccctccaaccccctcacatctaacctcctcttaaatgaaagaattgaccctgccgcatcTACTTCTTCCGGAAGAtcgttccactcagccaccactctctgtggagaAGCATCCTCTtctattactcctaaagttttgcccccttaacttatgacccctcgttccaatctcccctcccctcaggggaagagcctattcacatctattctatcttttcccctcataattgtaaatgtcaaatccccctcatccttctacgctccaatgaataaagacccagtctacccaATCCATGATCTTTAACCCCGCAGCCCCGTCTCCTTTGGATAACCTCTGCCTccccaccttttgttggtctgcatTCCTCCCCCCTCCGCCTGtattctggctcattctgcttctcccctgaggaagagctcaggcccggaACGTCTCCTGCAGACGCTGAGCAGCCCGGTGACGTTCCGCGTCGCGAGCGTCGATCGGCGCCGCCTCCGCCCCCGGTCTCGTCAGGCCGCCAGCTCACGGCAGCTCGAGCGGGTGGACGGCTCTCTGGCGGCGGCCCGGTCATGTGCGGGAGGCTGCGCGCGTGCTGGCTGCTGTGCCTGCGCCTGGTGTTGGGGCGCGGAGACCGAGTGCTGGGTTGGCAGACGGCGGGAGGAGGCAAGGCCGGGCCGGGTGACCGGGCCGGCGGCGGCGGCAACAACAACAATGGCACGGCCACGAAGGCGGACGGCGGCTACAACACGGTGCCCGGCACCGAGCAGACCATGATGATCCAGCGGGCGCTCTGCGTGCTCGTCGTGGTCACGGCGCTGGTCGTCGTCTACTTCGTGGTGAGGACCATCAGGTGAGGGCCGCCGCGGGGGCGGGCagggcaggggagggagggggggggagtaggGAATAACAGTGCGGCGGCAGGAGAGCTGAAACGGGCCCTGGTCCCCCGCCACCGAGGGTTGGGGGGTGCTGAGCAACTCCTCTTTCcagtcacccccccacccacccaccccctagTAACGCTGCCCACTCGAGTGGGAAAATGGCCCATGAGCAGTGGCTTCTGTTATTGACTGAACAACAGTGACTGAGAGTAAACTCTAAAGTAGCATCACGACTGTAATCTTATTCTCTGGCTGTCACTACCAGGGGGGCATGGTGGGGACAGTTGATATGGCCCTGATTGTTGTGAGGAATCACCCCTTTGGCcatgccaaccctcctaggaagtgggTAAATTTACCGGGGAGGGGACGTGCTGCACCCCAGGGACCTGAATGGCAAACAGCTTCCCCGTTAAGTCTGCCCACACTTGTTTGTGTGCTGCTTAGAGCCTTATGCTGAATCCGTTAGGATGTGGGCATAAGAGGGGCGACGGTGCCAGGCTTCCCTATGCGTGGACACCGTCGCTGTGTTTTGTTCCGGTACGCGATAGTCTGATCAACGTCAGGCCAGTTTGAGTGGCATCTGAGTTGATTGGAAGAGAAAGACTAGGCACTTCAGTAGCTGGCCTGACTGGCCCAACATCCCCTTCAGCGTTAGGTATGACTACTTGAAGgtgctggggatctggttcagagtgGTCGAGAtgtgtaaaataaataaagaaggAAAGGTTAGAGCAAAAAGCAATAGGGGTTAGCActagtagtggttagcacaatgcctttacagtgccagcgtttGGGTTTCAAATcctgtgcagtctgtaaggagtttgtacattctccctgtgtctgcatgggtttcctcccaccgtttgaaacgggCCAGGggctgtgggttaattgggtgtaaattaggcggcacagacttgtgcaccaaaatggcctgttactgtgaatttaaaaattaaaaaaaatagaaattgggACTGTGGGAGTGACAATCCCTTTCACTAATAGATAAGAACCTGGT
The Narcine bancroftii isolate sNarBan1 chromosome 1, sNarBan1.hap1, whole genome shotgun sequence genome window above contains:
- the LOC138754278 gene encoding membrane protein FAM174A-like, whose product is MNYGAASSLCKYRTSELRPGTSPADAEQPGDVPRRERRSAPPPPPVSSGRQLTAARAGGRLSGGGPVMCGRLRACWLLCLRLVLGRGDRVLGWQTAGGGKAGPGDRAGGGGNNNNGTATKADGGYNTVPGTEQTMMIQRALCVLVVVTALVVVYFVVRTIRMRKINRKNRKYGILKTNLENMEMRPLDQEDDEEDDTLFDVHHSRR